GCATCAATCGAGTTCCTGCGTTTCAGGATCGTTAGACCACACCACTCGCGTACGCACGGCTGCGCCAATGCCCTCACGCAGCACCAATGCCTCTAGACGCAATACGGCACGCGCGTTGCGAACCTCACCTTGTACCAGGAAGTACTGGCTGCGCGTCTCTAGGAGCAGGCCTTGCGGCTCAGGCAGTCCCGGCGCGATGGCCTTGAGCCTGATGCTAAGGTCGCCCACATCACGAAAGTACGCCCGCTCCCGGTCCGACACCAAGGCGCTGGCCTGCGACACGGACAAACCGGGAATGCATGCGGCCAGCACCTGCGCCTCGGCCGTGTTGAGGTTGATCGAAGTCGCGACCGGAAGTATCACCACGTAGGGAATCAGCGCGCGAACCGTATCCCGCGTATAGCCGGGAATGGCGAGCAGATCCCGCATCTGCACAAGCGGCAGGCCCTCTCGTGCCGAGCCACCACCCTGAGTGGTCTTTAGCATGTATGTCGCTGTCACCGAGGCCAGCCCCGGGTTCAACGACAAGGAGGTGAGAAGCCGCTGATAGAGTGCCACGCCACTGACACGAACCCCGGCCGGCTTACCGGCTTCTCCGGGTGCAATCAAGGTTGCCAGGTTGAAACGCGCCTGCGCATCCAGCACGCGCGAGCTGACCATCATGGCTTGCGGAGCATCCGAGAAGCCAGCCAGGCGCGCGGCCTGGGGGCCGAGCAACTCCGCCGCACGTATGGGCTGCAGCGGCTGGGCCCAGCGCTGGCGCAGGTGATCGACGGATGCCACCCGGCTGCTATCGAGCAGCTGCAATCGCGCCCGCTCCACCACGAGCCCCTGCATGGATTCTGCCTGCATGCGCAGACGATGCGCCTCCACTGAACGTGTGGCCACTTGCTGCTGTGCGAACATGGTTGCGACCAGCGTCGTCGCCAGCGCCACCACCAGCAACGCCGTCACCACGGCAGCACCGCTCTCCCGTGATCTCATGGCGACGTCCGCCCCGCAAGCGCCCAGAACGCTTCGATGTCGGACGTGGATACGTTCGGAGCCGGCTCTTCGAGATAGCTCCCCAGCAAGCCCACCTCCTGCACATGAAATAGGTGATGTTGCGCCGGCAGCGGCGCGGCCCGCGGGCGTGCATAGTGCGTGCGAAAAAAACGCGGTGGATCCGTACGAGGCTCATGGAGATCACGAATGTCGCGCACGGTGGCATCAAACCAGAATCGTACCCAGCTACCGCCCTCACGATATCCACGTTCGCCGCGCATGAAGCCTGCGTAGGCGAGCAGCACATATGGCACGCACTCTTCTCGCAACCCGGGGTAGGCCCAAAGATTGCGACACGTCGCCACGTCAATCAACGAGATAAAGCGCTGTATCGTCAGGGAAGGGACATAGTGTACGTGACGCATCAAGCCAAGGTGCCATTGCCACTTGCGCAAGAAGCGAGCGCGATGCCATGCAGCCAGCGCTCCATTGGGTTCCGCAGTCACGGTGATCTCCTCGGGCGAGTCGCCATTTCGCACCAGCGGACAACGAGATCGCTTGTGCGTGTCGTGGCTGAAACGCGGCTTGATGCGCAGGCTGCATGCGGCGATCAGTAGGAGCGGCTGATGACAGATCGGACAACGCGCCTGCGGCAAACGACCTGGTGTCAAGCTACTACCAAATTCATCGAGATACGCCTGCAGCGTGATCATGCGCGCTTCTCTTGGATGCAATACCAGATTCATCGAACGGACCTCAAGTCCAGAGTGTCCGCAGTGCTCCCCTGGCGCCTGGCCCGACTCGTGCCCGTTTTGAAGATACACAGTCACTCGCCCTTGTTCCGAAGCACCCTGTCGTCGCTGGCTCATTCCGGCCGCGTTAGCGCTAAGCTACAAACAGCGATTTGCGTACCCATGACAAAATCTGCGAAGATCACGGCCATCAGGCGAATATCGCGATCGCCGTGATACCTTGGATTTTTCTGATCATTTCCGTTAAAAAAAAAGACAAGAAGACCCGCATCGCCGCCGTAGCAATCGCCATAAGCAACGCCCGATCAGAAGTCCGCGCTTCATATTCGCGACGCACCATTTTTCGCTCGCTAAATGACGAAAATGCATGAGCCAGCTTCGTCGTCTCTTCACCATTTCATCCCGCCTTCTTCATTTCGTCATCCAATAATTTCATTGCGGACGGCGACCTCTCCAGCACCTTCTAAACGACGTCCGCGGCAAGTGAAGTCATGCATCAATCCTTCAATGCTTTCCACCCAATCAACGGGAGTTGCACTGTGAAACTGAAGCACGCACTGATCAACGCGGCCT
This genomic stretch from Cupriavidus basilensis harbors:
- the gspK gene encoding type II secretion system minor pseudopilin GspK; the protein is MRSRESGAAVVTALLVVALATTLVATMFAQQQVATRSVEAHRLRMQAESMQGLVVERARLQLLDSSRVASVDHLRQRWAQPLQPIRAAELLGPQAARLAGFSDAPQAMMVSSRVLDAQARFNLATLIAPGEAGKPAGVRVSGVALYQRLLTSLSLNPGLASVTATYMLKTTQGGGSAREGLPLVQMRDLLAIPGYTRDTVRALIPYVVILPVATSINLNTAEAQVLAACIPGLSVSQASALVSDRERAYFRDVGDLSIRLKAIAPGLPEPQGLLLETRSQYFLVQGEVRNARAVLRLEALVLREGIGAAVRTRVVWSNDPETQELD